The Flavobacterium sp. 20NA77.7 genome includes the window ACAATAGCAAGATGTATTGCCTTACTGGACGACTTTATTGTTGAAAATGAAAAAACCGCACGTCGTTTCATCAAATCTATTTTACCTGAAAAATCACAACCTTCTCTAAGATTATCGGTATTAAACAAACATACTGATATACAAGACCATAAAACAATGATTGCCCCTTTATTAGAAGGTAAACACGTAGGTATTATTAGTGAGGCAGGTTGCCCTGGAATTGCAGACCCTGGAGCTGTCATTGTAAAATTGGCTCACGAAAAAGGCATACAAGTTGTGCCGCTAGTAGGGCCAAGCTCTATTCTTCTCGCACTTATGGGTAGTGGATTAAACGGACAAAGTTTTGCTTTTAATGGATATTTACCTATTGACAAAAATGAAAAGAAAGTAGTTTTACGAAATTTAGAAAAACGGTCTTTTGAAAAAAATCAAGCACAACTTTTCATGGAAACGCCTTATAGAAACACTAAATTTTTAGAAGATTTACTACAAGTGCTACATCCGCAAACATATTTATGCATTGCTTGCGATATTACACTTCCTACAGAATTTATTAAAACAAAAACCATTCAAGAATGGAAAAAAAATAAGGTCGATTTACAAAACCGACCTTGTATTTTTATTGTACAAAAAAATTAAATTTTTGCAAATCTATTAGGCTCTATAACTGTGGTATCAAACCCTTTAAAACGCCTTAAATACGTTTTAATTGATGTTCCAAAACCATCCCTAAAACCATTTTTTCCGTTACTTCGTAAAAAAGTTTTAACAGAACCCGCACCACCTAAATGGGCTGCAGCTAATAATCCTGACTCAGTGATTTCAACACCTTTAATGGTTTTACCCGCATACTTTTTGATTTCTTTTCTTAATTCCCATTTATTAATACTCAACAAAGCATCAAATGCTCTTTCTTGTATTTCTGGGTTATTTAAAAAATGTTTGAAATCATGAACTCCTACGTTACGAAGGGTTTTTCTACCAAACTGGTATTTACCCATGTAACCATACGCATTAACTAAACCATACAATCCTGCAGATTCTTTTGCAGCTAATGCCTGTTTGAACCCTGTAAATGTTTTTCCCACATAAGGTGCTACCACATTCATTTTTAAGGATTCTTCTTTTGAAGGTACGTGATACTTAAAAATTTCATTTTCAGAAATATGAAAATTTTTAATTGTTGCTGAATCAAAAGCTCTAAAACTAGAACTTATAATTACTAATAACGCAATTGTAACTCCAAAAACAATAATGTCTTTTCTCATTTAATTGATTTTCTCAAATGGGCTTTCTAAAATAAGAATGCGTAAAAAATTGTTCTTTTAAAACGTGTAAAAAAGCAATTTTCCATTTGAATTAACGAGGCAAATATACATATTTTTTTTTAATAATATTGAAAATCAACACTTTAACATATTCTTAATGTCATTTATAACTTCCAAAACCATTGTAAAAAAAGAAGTTAAATTAAATTTAACATAAAAAAAACACCTCAATTTATGAAGTGTTTTTAATCTATATTAACATAATATTATCTTTTATATCCTTGTTTAGATACCCAATCTGCATATTTTTTAGCAATCACCAAATGCTCGTCATAGGTAGTAGCAAATTCATGATAACCAAATTTTTGTACACTAGCACAGAAATACATATAGTTGTGTTTTTCTGCATTAAGTACCGCATCTAGTGCGCTTACATCTGGCATAAATATAGGACCTGGAGGCAAACCCGTAACACGATAGGTATTGTACGGTGAAACAACTCTTGTATCAGCATTAACTACGCGTTTTATAACTAAACTCCAGTCGTTTTGTACTAATTTTTGTGCATATATTACAGTTGGATCAGCTTGTAAGGGCATATTTTGATTTAATCTATTCAAATAAACACCAGCAACTCTAGGTCGCTCATCTGCTTTAGCTGTTTCTTTATGAACAATAGATGCCAAAATATACACCTGAGCAGGTGTCAAATTTAATGCTTTTGCTTTCTCTAACCTTGAATCATTCCAAAATCGATGAAATTCTTTTGAAAATTTTTCAGCCAATTCTTCTGCTGTTACATCCCAATAAAACTCGTAGGTATTTGGAATAAAAAATGTCAATACCGTCT containing:
- the mltG gene encoding endolytic transglycosylase MltG, translating into MEKKKLLTKIFIAFTVVVIIAGSYVVNKAFTSNTKFEQDEVFVYVPTNSDYEAVKKILAPYVDNQQKIDWVAAKRGYSTNVKAGKFLLKKGMSSFSIVRTLRLPVPVKLAFNNQERIKDLYKRIASQVEPSEEQLKAVFENEKFLADHGLTKETVLTFFIPNTYEFYWDVTAEELAEKFSKEFHRFWNDSRLEKAKALNLTPAQVYILASIVHKETAKADERPRVAGVYLNRLNQNMPLQADPTVIYAQKLVQNDWSLVIKRVVNADTRVVSPYNTYRVTGLPPGPIFMPDVSALDAVLNAEKHNYMYFCASVQKFGYHEFATTYDEHLVIAKKYADWVSKQGYKR
- a CDS encoding SAM-dependent methyltransferase; translation: MSATSYGKLYLIPCTLSNPGELTVDPNDVLPQTIARCIALLDDFIVENEKTARRFIKSILPEKSQPSLRLSVLNKHTDIQDHKTMIAPLLEGKHVGIISEAGCPGIADPGAVIVKLAHEKGIQVVPLVGPSSILLALMGSGLNGQSFAFNGYLPIDKNEKKVVLRNLEKRSFEKNQAQLFMETPYRNTKFLEDLLQVLHPQTYLCIACDITLPTEFIKTKTIQEWKKNKVDLQNRPCIFIVQKN
- a CDS encoding peptidoglycan-binding protein LysM, with product MRKDIIVFGVTIALLVIISSSFRAFDSATIKNFHISENEIFKYHVPSKEESLKMNVVAPYVGKTFTGFKQALAAKESAGLYGLVNAYGYMGKYQFGRKTLRNVGVHDFKHFLNNPEIQERAFDALLSINKWELRKEIKKYAGKTIKGVEITESGLLAAAHLGGAGSVKTFLRSNGKNGFRDGFGTSIKTYLRRFKGFDTTVIEPNRFAKI